A window of the Candidatus Aminicenantes bacterium genome harbors these coding sequences:
- a CDS encoding NAD(+)/NADH kinase, whose protein sequence is MSHVGIIANPASGKDIRRLVAHASVFSNNEKVNILQRALLALDAIGIDRVSIMPDYYSIGERALDGLRLSSLRADILDMPMTSTDEDSTTAARRLCEMNVGSIVVLGGDGTNRVVGKGCGCVPIVTISTGTNNVFP, encoded by the coding sequence ATGTCGCATGTAGGGATCATCGCCAACCCGGCTTCTGGTAAGGACATTCGCCGTCTGGTCGCCCATGCGTCTGTGTTCAGTAACAACGAAAAGGTCAACATCTTGCAACGGGCGCTGCTGGCCCTGGACGCCATTGGCATTGATCGGGTGAGCATCATGCCCGATTACTACAGCATCGGAGAAAGGGCGTTGGATGGGTTGAGACTATCCTCGCTGCGCGCCGACATTCTGGATATGCCGATGACATCAACCGACGAGGATTCGACTACGGCGGCAAGGCGGCTGTGCGAGATGAACGTCGGCAGCATCGTGGTCTTGGGCGGCGATGGCACTAACCGCGTCGTTGGGAAAGGTTGCGGCTGCGTCCCCATCGTCACGATCTCTACCGGCACCAACAACGTCTTTCC